One window of the Conexibacter sp. SYSU D00693 genome contains the following:
- a CDS encoding cobalamin-binding protein, with protein sequence MRIVSLVPHATELLFELGLGDQVVAVTHECDHPKEARALPHVTRDVLPPGLDAGQIDAAVRERTQAGEAIYALDEELLTSLEPDLVVTQELCPVCAVSYDDVVQVAERIPSCPKVVALDPKTLGETLGDIRTLAQATDSKDAGVDLVQRQAARIDRVKVAVKDAARPRVAAVEWFDPVFIAGHWTPQLVELAGGVDVLGFAGEHSEQLDWDAVAAAQPDVVLAIPCGYDLERSAQEASRFADQLAATGAKRVIAFDASTYFSRPGPRLVDGLETLAHALHPELVPEAPGRVLEVALPATRR encoded by the coding sequence GTGCGGATCGTCAGCCTCGTGCCCCACGCGACCGAGCTGCTGTTCGAGCTCGGGCTCGGCGACCAGGTCGTCGCCGTGACGCACGAGTGCGATCATCCCAAGGAGGCCAGGGCCCTGCCGCACGTCACGCGCGACGTCCTGCCGCCGGGGCTCGACGCGGGGCAGATCGACGCCGCGGTGCGCGAGCGCACGCAGGCCGGCGAGGCGATCTACGCGCTCGACGAGGAGCTGCTCACGTCGCTCGAGCCCGACCTCGTCGTCACCCAGGAGCTGTGCCCGGTCTGCGCCGTCTCCTACGACGACGTCGTCCAGGTCGCCGAGCGGATCCCGAGCTGCCCGAAGGTCGTCGCGCTGGACCCCAAGACGCTGGGCGAGACGCTGGGCGACATCCGCACCCTCGCGCAGGCGACCGACAGCAAGGACGCGGGTGTCGACCTCGTCCAGCGCCAGGCCGCGCGGATCGACCGCGTGAAGGTCGCGGTGAAGGACGCCGCGCGCCCGCGCGTGGCGGCGGTCGAGTGGTTCGACCCGGTGTTCATCGCCGGTCACTGGACGCCGCAGCTCGTCGAGCTCGCCGGCGGCGTGGACGTCCTCGGCTTCGCGGGCGAGCACTCCGAGCAGCTGGACTGGGACGCCGTCGCGGCGGCGCAGCCCGACGTCGTCCTGGCCATCCCCTGCGGCTACGACCTCGAGCGCTCGGCGCAGGAGGCCTCGCGCTTCGCCGACCAGCTGGCGGCGACGGGCGCCAAGCGCGTCATCGCCTTCGACGCCAGCACGTACTTCTCGCGCCCCGGGCCGCGGCTCGTGGACGGCCTCGAGACGCTCGCCCACGCGCTGCACCCGGAGCTCGTGCCCGAGGCGCCCGGCCGGGTGCTCGAGGTCGCGCTGCCGGCCACCCGCCGGTGA
- a CDS encoding 4a-hydroxytetrahydrobiopterin dehydratase: MALLTDEAVDAGLERLEGWRREGDELVKDLHLGDFRAVIALVDRVADAAEDAGHHPDLLVHGYNRLRLSLSTHSEGGITQADLDLAATIDGLA; this comes from the coding sequence ATGGCACTGCTCACCGACGAGGCCGTCGACGCCGGCCTGGAGCGTCTCGAGGGCTGGCGCCGCGAGGGCGACGAGCTGGTGAAGGACCTGCACCTGGGCGACTTCCGCGCGGTCATCGCGCTCGTCGACCGGGTCGCCGACGCCGCCGAGGACGCCGGCCACCACCCCGACCTGCTCGTGCACGGCTACAACCGCCTGCGCCTCTCCCTGTCGACGCACAGCGAGGGCGGGATCACGCAGGCCGACCTGGATCTCGCCGCCACGATCGACGGGCTCGCGTGA
- a CDS encoding hemolysin family protein, translated as MTALLLLAVAFLVLVNGFFVAAEFALVRARRGELEAMVAEGRKGARAAVDLLDDLNRYLSSCQFGITLASLGIGFLGEPAIAELVEPAFGDLSHGVAVALSIAVAYIIVTSAHITVGEQVPKIFSIVHAESTAIRIARPLKLFTTAMRPFINLLNGASNALLRLVRIDPDAATEGGATPQELRVLIAQGRAGGTLDPGEAGMLTGVFHLHEQEARQVMTPFPAVVTVDLSEDVETGMRRCISSGHTRLLVTEDENPDRVAGIVHANALARAFMADGPQASLQPLVRDAVIVPETKPLDDLLADLQRQRSSMAVVVDEYGRVAGIVTVEDIIEEVVGEIDDETDPAGGQIRRLANGDWFVRGHVAVTDLLDYGLELPVDTDAYNSVGGFVFAELGRLPKRGDTVTADSYSIRVESVRENRIEAVRIRERRAPVSSSSGATNGQG; from the coding sequence ATGACGGCGCTCCTCCTCCTCGCCGTCGCGTTCCTCGTGCTCGTGAACGGGTTCTTCGTGGCGGCCGAGTTCGCGCTCGTCCGCGCGCGACGTGGTGAGCTCGAGGCCATGGTCGCCGAGGGCCGCAAGGGCGCGCGCGCCGCGGTCGACCTCCTCGACGACCTCAACCGGTACCTGTCGTCGTGCCAGTTCGGCATCACGCTGGCGTCGCTGGGCATCGGCTTCCTCGGCGAGCCGGCGATCGCCGAGCTCGTAGAGCCCGCGTTCGGCGACCTCAGCCACGGCGTCGCCGTGGCGTTGTCCATCGCGGTCGCCTACATCATCGTCACGAGCGCCCACATCACGGTCGGCGAGCAGGTCCCGAAGATCTTCTCGATCGTCCACGCCGAGTCGACGGCGATCCGCATCGCGCGGCCGCTCAAGCTCTTCACGACGGCCATGCGGCCGTTCATCAACCTGCTCAACGGCGCCTCGAACGCGCTGCTGCGCCTCGTCCGGATCGACCCCGACGCCGCCACCGAGGGCGGCGCCACGCCGCAGGAGCTGCGCGTCCTCATCGCCCAGGGCCGCGCGGGCGGGACGCTCGACCCCGGCGAGGCGGGGATGCTCACCGGCGTCTTCCACCTGCACGAGCAGGAGGCCCGGCAGGTCATGACGCCGTTCCCGGCGGTCGTGACCGTCGACCTCAGCGAGGACGTCGAGACGGGCATGCGCCGCTGCATCTCCTCGGGCCACACCCGCCTGCTGGTCACCGAGGACGAGAACCCCGACCGCGTCGCCGGCATCGTCCACGCCAACGCGCTGGCGCGGGCCTTCATGGCCGACGGGCCGCAGGCGTCGCTGCAGCCGCTCGTGCGCGACGCGGTGATCGTCCCCGAGACCAAGCCGCTGGACGACCTGCTCGCCGACCTCCAGCGCCAGCGCTCGTCGATGGCGGTCGTCGTCGACGAGTACGGCCGTGTGGCCGGGATCGTCACGGTCGAGGACATCATCGAGGAGGTCGTCGGCGAGATCGACGACGAGACCGACCCCGCCGGCGGGCAGATCCGGCGGCTGGCCAACGGCGACTGGTTCGTCCGCGGCCACGTGGCGGTGACCGACCTCCTGGACTACGGCCTCGAGCTGCCGGTGGACACCGACGCCTACAACTCCGTCGGCGGGTTCGTCTTCGCCGAGCTCGGCCGGCTGCCCAAGCGCGGCGACACCGTCACCGCCGACAGCTACTCCATCCGCGTGGAGTCCGTCCGCGAGAACCGCATCGAGGCGGTGCGGATCCGTGAGCGGCGGGCGCCCGTGAGCTCGTCCTCCGGCGCGACGAACGGCCAGGGATGA
- a CDS encoding glutathione S-transferase family protein, giving the protein MLRVHRIPLSTNVARIALAAGLKGVAVEWVDHDPDDRSAIRALSGQELVPVVETGAEVLTDSPQILLWLEERHPEPPLLPADPARRREVLAFCDWFNHVWKLPPNAIDAQRRAGHPDDARVAAWAEQLRAAQRWFEALLAGRDFLLGDEVTLADVTAHPFLRFTTAPEDDDLFHGVLCEHLPGELPRLAAWVARVDALPRA; this is encoded by the coding sequence GTGCTCCGCGTCCACCGCATCCCGCTGTCCACGAACGTCGCCCGCATCGCCCTCGCCGCCGGCCTGAAGGGCGTCGCGGTCGAGTGGGTCGACCACGACCCGGACGACCGCTCGGCGATCCGCGCGCTCAGCGGGCAGGAGCTGGTGCCGGTCGTCGAGACCGGCGCCGAGGTCCTGACCGACTCGCCGCAGATCCTCCTCTGGCTCGAGGAGCGCCACCCCGAGCCCCCGCTGCTGCCCGCCGACCCCGCACGCCGCCGCGAGGTCCTCGCGTTCTGCGACTGGTTCAACCACGTCTGGAAGCTGCCGCCCAACGCCATCGACGCCCAGCGCCGCGCCGGGCACCCGGACGACGCGCGGGTCGCGGCGTGGGCCGAGCAGCTGCGGGCGGCGCAGCGGTGGTTCGAGGCCCTGCTCGCGGGCCGGGACTTCCTCCTGGGCGACGAGGTGACGCTCGCCGACGTCACCGCCCACCCGTTCCTGCGCTTCACGACCGCGCCCGAGGACGACGACCTCTTCCACGGCGTCCTGTGCGAGCACCTGCCGGGCGAGCTGCCGCGGCTCGCCGCCTGGGTCGCGCGAGTCGACGCGCTGCCCCGCGCCTAG
- a CDS encoding LysR family transcriptional regulator, giving the protein MLDVRRMRVLHEVARTGSFAAAASELWCTPSAVSQQIAALEREAGVVLVERGARGARLTAAGAVLDRHAAVVLGQLAAARAELDDLAQLRTGRLRMTAFESAWALLVPAALARLRAEHPDLELDLAEADPDEGLAALRSGERDLVLVFEPNDLPGDALAGALRTEVCRDELHAVVPAGHPLAGAPQIALDDLAQESWVVPTESCERLVRGACAVAGFEPRVVFSSADYGAVQGFVGAGAGVALVPRLALSESPRVVPRPLAPRPDGSRPGRTIAAVTASEDIRPPAASAMLDALRTAAAQLA; this is encoded by the coding sequence ATGCTCGACGTCCGGCGGATGAGGGTGCTGCACGAGGTGGCCCGCACCGGCTCGTTCGCCGCGGCGGCGTCGGAGCTGTGGTGCACGCCGTCGGCCGTCTCGCAGCAGATCGCGGCGCTCGAGCGCGAGGCCGGCGTGGTGCTCGTGGAACGGGGGGCGCGCGGGGCGCGGCTCACCGCGGCCGGCGCGGTCCTCGACCGCCACGCGGCGGTGGTCCTCGGCCAGCTCGCGGCGGCGCGCGCGGAGCTCGACGACCTCGCGCAGCTGCGCACCGGCCGGCTGCGGATGACCGCCTTCGAGTCCGCCTGGGCGCTGCTGGTCCCGGCCGCCCTGGCGCGACTGCGCGCCGAGCACCCCGACCTCGAGCTCGACCTCGCCGAGGCCGACCCGGACGAGGGGTTGGCCGCGCTGCGCTCTGGGGAGCGCGACCTGGTGCTCGTCTTCGAGCCCAACGACCTGCCCGGCGACGCGCTGGCGGGAGCGCTGCGTACCGAGGTCTGCCGGGACGAGCTGCACGCCGTCGTCCCGGCCGGGCACCCGCTCGCCGGGGCGCCCCAGATCGCCCTCGACGACCTCGCCCAGGAGAGCTGGGTCGTGCCGACCGAGAGCTGCGAGCGCCTGGTCCGCGGTGCCTGCGCGGTGGCCGGCTTCGAGCCGCGCGTCGTCTTCTCGAGCGCCGACTACGGCGCGGTGCAGGGCTTCGTCGGCGCCGGCGCGGGCGTGGCGCTCGTCCCGCGCCTGGCGCTGTCGGAGAGCCCGCGCGTCGTCCCGCGCCCGCTCGCGCCGCGGCCCGACGGCTCGCGTCCCGGCCGCACGATCGCCGCGGTGACCGCGTCCGAGGACATCCGCCCGCCCGCGGCGTCGGCGATGCTCGACGCCCTGCGGACCGCCGCGGCGCAGCTCGCGTGA
- a CDS encoding MFS transporter translates to MSLLRRLAPDLRPLRASRDLRRLVVGNVVTGLGTQATLVALPYQVYVETESAFLTGLLGAAELVPLAAMALLGGALADRHDRRRLLLLDQIALVAVAGLLAALAFATDEAPLPLLFLLAGALAGFGAVQNVTRSAIIPNLVAPELVRPALATSYGLYQLTLVVGPALGGLLVAAAGVGWAYALDAVTCLALVAAVVQMAPQPPAGAGEHLPVRRSVGEGLRFVRRNDALMGSFAIDLLAMTFGMPRALFPVLALAVYDAGAAGTGLLHASVAAGATVAALTTGWLTHARWLGRIVAYSVVVWGLAIAAAGLVGSIWLAAVLLALAGVADSVSAVCRQAINQAVTPDRLRGRMSSVFSLVVTSGPRMGDVEAGAAAALGGVRFSVVSGGVACAAGVAVVLALFPALWHYDAHAPAA, encoded by the coding sequence GTGAGCCTCCTGCGCCGCCTGGCGCCCGACCTGCGCCCGCTGCGCGCCTCGCGCGACCTGCGGCGCCTGGTCGTGGGCAACGTCGTCACCGGCCTGGGCACGCAGGCGACCCTCGTGGCGCTGCCCTACCAGGTGTACGTCGAGACGGAGTCGGCCTTCCTCACCGGCCTGCTCGGCGCCGCCGAGCTCGTGCCGCTGGCGGCGATGGCGCTGCTCGGAGGCGCGCTGGCCGACCGCCACGACCGCCGCCGCCTGCTCCTGCTCGACCAGATCGCCCTCGTGGCCGTCGCGGGCCTGCTCGCGGCGCTGGCCTTCGCCACCGACGAGGCGCCCCTGCCGCTGCTCTTCCTCCTGGCCGGCGCGCTGGCCGGCTTCGGCGCCGTCCAGAACGTCACGCGCTCGGCGATCATCCCCAACCTCGTGGCGCCCGAGCTCGTGCGTCCGGCGCTGGCCACGAGCTACGGCCTCTACCAGCTGACGCTCGTCGTCGGCCCGGCCCTGGGTGGCCTGCTCGTCGCCGCCGCGGGCGTCGGCTGGGCCTACGCGCTGGACGCGGTGACGTGCCTCGCGCTCGTCGCCGCGGTGGTCCAGATGGCGCCGCAGCCGCCCGCCGGGGCCGGGGAGCACCTGCCCGTGCGCCGGTCGGTGGGGGAGGGGCTGCGCTTCGTGCGCCGCAACGACGCGCTCATGGGCTCGTTCGCCATCGACCTCCTGGCCATGACGTTCGGGATGCCGCGCGCGCTGTTCCCGGTCCTCGCGCTGGCGGTGTACGACGCGGGCGCGGCCGGGACGGGCCTGCTGCACGCGTCCGTCGCGGCGGGCGCGACCGTGGCCGCGCTGACGACGGGCTGGCTGACCCACGCCCGGTGGCTGGGGCGGATCGTCGCCTACTCCGTCGTGGTGTGGGGGCTGGCGATCGCCGCCGCCGGCCTCGTCGGCTCGATCTGGCTCGCGGCGGTGCTGCTGGCGCTCGCCGGCGTGGCCGACAGCGTCAGCGCCGTCTGCCGCCAGGCGATCAACCAGGCGGTGACCCCCGACAGGCTGCGCGGCCGGATGTCCTCGGTCTTCTCGCTCGTCGTGACGAGCGGCCCGCGGATGGGCGACGTGGAGGCCGGCGCCGCCGCCGCGCTGGGCGGCGTGCGCTTCTCCGTCGTCAGCGGCGGCGTGGCGTGCGCGGCCGGCGTCGCCGTCGTGCTCGCGCTCTTCCCGGCGCTCTGGCACTACGACGCGCACGCGCCGGCGGCCTGA
- a CDS encoding 3-hydroxyacyl-CoA dehydrogenase family protein — MQERLGIVGGGAIACGLAAVAAKDGDVVLWARSEESADRSRKSLDKICGRQEVDPSKVRVTTDLSDLSGVTAVIEAIAEDLDAKSALLPRIAEAAPDDALLGSTTSSLSVSALASAAGAPERFVGLHVFNPVPRMALVELAFPDEATQETRERAHALCAALGKTAVDVPDTPGFVVNKLLFPYLFSAVRFLEESGLEPEAIDTCMKLGAGHPMGPLALLDYVGLDVAKAIGESIGEQIPRTIEEKVAAGQLGKKTGAGFYAA, encoded by the coding sequence GTGCAAGAGCGACTTGGGATCGTCGGCGGCGGGGCCATCGCCTGTGGGCTGGCCGCCGTGGCAGCGAAGGACGGCGACGTGGTGCTGTGGGCGCGGTCGGAGGAGTCCGCGGACCGCTCCCGCAAGAGCCTCGACAAGATCTGCGGGCGCCAGGAGGTCGACCCGTCGAAGGTCCGGGTCACCACCGACCTGAGCGACCTCTCCGGCGTGACCGCCGTCATCGAGGCCATCGCCGAGGACCTCGACGCGAAGTCGGCGCTGCTGCCGCGCATCGCCGAGGCCGCGCCGGACGACGCGCTGCTGGGCTCGACGACCTCGTCGCTCTCGGTCTCGGCGCTCGCGTCAGCCGCCGGTGCGCCGGAGCGCTTCGTCGGCCTCCACGTCTTCAACCCGGTGCCCCGCATGGCCCTGGTCGAGCTCGCGTTCCCCGACGAGGCCACGCAGGAGACCCGCGAGCGCGCGCACGCGCTGTGCGCGGCGCTCGGCAAGACCGCCGTCGACGTCCCCGACACGCCGGGCTTCGTCGTCAACAAGCTCCTGTTCCCGTACCTCTTCAGCGCGGTGCGCTTCCTGGAGGAGTCGGGCCTCGAGCCCGAGGCGATCGACACCTGCATGAAGCTCGGCGCCGGCCACCCCATGGGCCCGCTGGCGCTCCTGGACTACGTCGGCCTCGACGTCGCCAAGGCGATCGGCGAGTCCATCGGCGAGCAGATCCCGCGGACCATCGAGGAGAAGGTGGCCGCCGGCCAGCTGGGCAAGAAGACCGGCGCCGGCTTCTACGCCGCCTAG
- the xseB gene encoding exodeoxyribonuclease VII small subunit, with amino-acid sequence MSATPTTPTYEAATGRLEDIIRRLDSGEAGLRETLELCQEGRGLVEFCAGELDAVGKGLEELRLDELVARLEARPPTGAQPAPVQPPV; translated from the coding sequence GTGAGCGCGACCCCGACGACCCCGACCTACGAGGCGGCGACCGGCCGGCTCGAGGACATCATCCGGCGGCTGGACTCCGGTGAGGCCGGTCTGCGCGAGACGCTCGAGCTCTGCCAGGAGGGCCGCGGGCTCGTCGAGTTCTGCGCGGGCGAGCTCGACGCGGTCGGCAAGGGCCTCGAGGAGCTGCGCCTCGACGAGCTCGTCGCACGGCTCGAGGCCCGCCCGCCGACCGGCGCCCAGCCCGCCCCCGTGCAGCCGCCCGTCTGA
- the xseA gene encoding exodeoxyribonuclease VII large subunit: protein MAATPQPQDRPAGLDGCAHAGPFPVGTYAATLKRRFEEIARVQLFGEVWGLRASRAKVYFELRDGDGAVPCSMWRTDFEALGLPPGVLGDGAAVVVAGGPGYYPGSRTSSPAFSFDVTGLRVAGEGDLLAQLEALRRRLGAAGLFEPQKRLVRPALPRCIGVVTGEGGKARDDVLAGLRRRGWAGRVVWAFAPVQDRHAAPAIARALQDLAALDEVDVVVVARGGGSLADLFAFCDETLCRTVAMLRVPVIASVGHHTDRTLIDDVAAVSCSTPTHAAEAAVPCHPGEARAQLARAAARLEGHGRRAVLQRARHLEALARAPAQHVQRHRLRLHQLLRELRASAGRRVAVAATATERKALVLTRKATAAAGGDAARRRAALDSLAAALAAHDPQRTLARGYAIVDDGEGALVTSREAARAAGRVRLTFADGSTAARIDDERSST from the coding sequence ATGGCCGCCACGCCGCAGCCGCAGGACCGGCCCGCCGGGCTGGACGGATGCGCCCACGCCGGGCCGTTCCCCGTCGGCACGTACGCCGCGACGCTCAAGCGCCGCTTCGAGGAGATCGCGCGGGTCCAGCTCTTCGGCGAGGTCTGGGGGCTGCGCGCCTCGCGCGCGAAGGTCTACTTCGAGCTGCGCGACGGCGACGGGGCGGTCCCGTGCTCGATGTGGCGGACGGACTTCGAGGCGCTCGGCCTGCCCCCCGGCGTCCTGGGCGACGGAGCCGCGGTCGTCGTGGCCGGCGGGCCGGGCTACTACCCCGGCAGCCGCACGTCCTCGCCGGCGTTCTCCTTCGACGTCACCGGCCTGCGGGTGGCCGGCGAGGGCGACCTGCTCGCGCAGCTCGAGGCGCTGCGCCGCCGGCTCGGCGCCGCCGGCCTGTTCGAGCCGCAGAAGCGCCTCGTGCGTCCGGCGCTGCCGCGCTGCATCGGCGTGGTCACCGGCGAGGGCGGCAAGGCACGCGACGACGTCCTGGCCGGGCTGCGCCGGCGGGGCTGGGCCGGGCGCGTCGTCTGGGCGTTCGCGCCGGTGCAGGACCGCCACGCCGCGCCGGCGATCGCTCGCGCGCTGCAGGACCTCGCAGCGCTCGACGAGGTCGACGTCGTCGTGGTCGCGCGCGGCGGGGGCTCGCTGGCCGACCTCTTCGCCTTCTGCGACGAGACGCTGTGCCGGACCGTGGCGATGCTGCGGGTCCCGGTCATCGCCTCCGTGGGCCACCACACCGATCGCACGCTGATCGACGACGTCGCCGCGGTGTCGTGCTCGACGCCGACGCACGCCGCCGAGGCCGCCGTGCCCTGCCACCCGGGCGAGGCGCGCGCCCAGCTCGCGCGCGCCGCCGCCCGGCTCGAGGGCCACGGCCGGCGCGCGGTGCTCCAGCGCGCCCGCCACCTCGAGGCGCTGGCCCGCGCCCCCGCCCAGCACGTGCAGCGCCACCGGCTGCGCCTGCACCAGCTGCTGCGCGAGCTGCGCGCCAGCGCGGGGCGGCGAGTGGCCGTCGCGGCCACGGCGACCGAGCGCAAGGCGCTCGTGCTGACCCGCAAGGCGACGGCCGCCGCCGGGGGCGACGCGGCCCGCCGGCGCGCGGCGCTCGACTCCCTGGCGGCCGCCCTGGCCGCGCACGACCCGCAGCGCACCCTGGCGCGGGGCTACGCGATCGTCGACGACGGCGAGGGCGCCCTCGTCACGTCGCGCGAGGCGGCCCGGGCCGCCGGCCGCGTGCGCCTGACCTTCGCGGACGGCTCGACGGCCGCCCGCATCGACGACGAGAGGAGCTCGACGTGA
- a CDS encoding glycosyltransferase family 39 protein produces the protein MPRRLHVWALVLLAAVLRLPTLGLQSLWVDEAATARVVDVAGLGDLLRMVRDQESTPPLTYLVDWPLVRLLGDGEWPLRLPAALAGVATVAVVFAIGERLGGRRAAIACGLLAATNPLQVWFSQEARSYALLVLLVAGAVLLALRALERPTAGRLAGFGVVAGLALTTHYFALFVVAGLVGWLAWSLRARVGPREAVAGLAPLVLLGAAVLPLALDQRAADRAAFIRDLPLDERLLAVPKQWLVGYDGPLETPLAVVASALALAGLAGLARRFGPRAPGVLALAAVLAVSLLVPLASALVADDFVLTRNLLASQAVALPLLGLGLARLPAVAGRIALAALAAIGLACVVGVTTTSSWQREDWRAATSALPAVPGRVVAVVPGSGRLAAQHYLDLPQAGTGVVESSTIDVVWLARDVNGDQREEQPPAALVPTAEVGLVRVVRGEGWTVTRFATGDRRLVPTDLKAVLAPLPPGSVVLGPSR, from the coding sequence GTGCCTCGCCGCCTCCATGTGTGGGCGCTCGTGCTGCTCGCCGCGGTGCTGCGCCTGCCGACGCTCGGCCTGCAGTCGCTCTGGGTCGACGAGGCCGCGACGGCCCGCGTCGTCGACGTCGCCGGCCTCGGCGACCTCCTGCGCATGGTCCGCGACCAGGAGTCCACGCCGCCGCTGACCTACCTCGTCGACTGGCCGCTCGTGCGGCTGCTCGGCGACGGCGAGTGGCCGCTGCGGCTGCCCGCGGCGCTCGCGGGCGTGGCGACGGTGGCCGTCGTCTTCGCGATCGGCGAGCGGCTCGGCGGCCGCCGAGCGGCGATCGCCTGCGGGCTGCTGGCGGCGACGAACCCGCTGCAGGTCTGGTTCTCGCAGGAGGCGCGCTCGTACGCGCTGCTCGTGCTGCTCGTCGCGGGCGCCGTGCTCCTGGCGCTGCGGGCGCTGGAGCGCCCGACGGCGGGACGGCTGGCCGGCTTCGGCGTCGTCGCCGGCCTGGCCCTCACGACCCACTACTTCGCGCTGTTCGTGGTCGCGGGGCTCGTCGGCTGGCTGGCGTGGTCGCTGCGCGCGCGCGTGGGCCCGCGCGAGGCGGTCGCGGGCCTCGCGCCGCTGGTCCTGCTCGGCGCCGCGGTCCTGCCGCTCGCGCTGGACCAGCGCGCCGCCGACCGGGCCGCGTTCATCCGTGACCTCCCGCTCGACGAGCGGCTGCTCGCCGTGCCCAAGCAGTGGCTCGTGGGCTACGACGGGCCGCTCGAGACGCCGCTGGCGGTGGTCGCCTCGGCCCTGGCCCTCGCGGGGCTCGCCGGCCTGGCCCGGCGCTTCGGCCCGCGCGCGCCGGGGGTCCTCGCGCTGGCCGCCGTGCTCGCCGTCTCGCTGCTGGTGCCGCTCGCGAGCGCCCTCGTCGCCGACGACTTCGTCCTCACGCGCAACCTCCTGGCCTCGCAGGCCGTCGCACTGCCGCTGCTCGGCCTCGGCCTGGCCCGGCTGCCCGCGGTCGCGGGACGGATCGCCCTCGCGGCGCTGGCCGCCATCGGCCTCGCCTGCGTCGTGGGGGTCACGACGACGAGCTCGTGGCAGCGCGAGGACTGGCGCGCGGCGACCAGCGCGCTGCCCGCCGTGCCCGGCCGGGTCGTCGCCGTCGTCCCGGGCAGCGGCCGCCTGGCCGCCCAGCACTACCTCGACCTGCCCCAGGCGGGGACGGGCGTCGTCGAGTCGAGCACGATCGACGTCGTCTGGCTCGCGCGCGACGTCAACGGCGACCAGCGCGAGGAGCAGCCGCCCGCGGCGCTCGTGCCGACCGCCGAGGTCGGCCTCGTGCGCGTCGTGCGCGGCGAGGGCTGGACCGTCACGCGCTTCGCGACGGGCGACCGGCGGCTGGTGCCGACGGACCTCAAGGCGGTCCTGGCGCCGCTTCCGCCGGGCAGCGTCGTGCTCGGGCCGAGCCGCTAG
- a CDS encoding cell wall-binding repeat-containing protein, with protein sequence MRRAPLPRTVLAVLAAALTLSACGKDGGGDGPTQGAGGRSEAAAEDLGFPGFATKNTTRVGGADAIADAAAVARATFPGGSSKGTAKAVALVDARDWRVAIAASVLMSPPLRAPVLLADEPGELPAATRTAIEQLRPAGEPKAGNAQVIRVGDVPRPEGRRTTDVRGANAFALTRAIDAFASAARGRTSDRVVIASGDDPAFAMPAAGWAAKSGDPVLFVTKDGVPADTAAALKSHQQPKIYVLGPSKLIPPKVTAQLRRLGSVKRVGGQDPVTNAVEFARYSDGAFGWGVQDAGHGLVFARTDRPLDAAAAAPLSASGTYGPLLLLDDRDDLPKPLEQQLLDIQPGYTRDPVRGVYNRGWLIGDDRAISTAVQAQIDALLEIVPVTGSDQPPA encoded by the coding sequence ATGCGCCGGGCTCCCCTCCCTCGCACCGTCCTCGCCGTGCTCGCTGCCGCCCTCACGCTCTCCGCGTGCGGGAAGGACGGCGGCGGCGACGGCCCGACCCAGGGCGCCGGCGGGCGCTCCGAGGCCGCCGCGGAGGACCTCGGCTTCCCGGGCTTCGCGACGAAGAACACCACGCGCGTGGGCGGCGCGGACGCGATCGCCGACGCCGCGGCCGTCGCCCGCGCCACCTTCCCCGGCGGCAGCTCGAAGGGCACCGCGAAGGCCGTCGCCCTCGTCGACGCCCGCGACTGGCGCGTGGCCATCGCCGCCTCGGTCCTCATGAGCCCGCCGTTGCGCGCGCCCGTCCTCCTGGCCGACGAGCCCGGCGAGCTGCCGGCCGCCACCAGGACCGCGATCGAGCAGCTGCGGCCCGCCGGCGAGCCCAAGGCGGGCAACGCGCAGGTCATCCGCGTGGGCGATGTCCCGCGTCCCGAGGGCCGCCGCACGACCGACGTGCGCGGCGCCAACGCCTTCGCCCTCACCCGCGCGATCGACGCCTTCGCCTCCGCCGCGCGCGGGCGCACGAGCGACCGCGTCGTCATCGCCAGCGGCGACGACCCCGCCTTCGCGATGCCCGCCGCGGGCTGGGCGGCGAAGTCCGGCGACCCCGTCCTCTTCGTCACCAAGGACGGCGTCCCCGCGGACACCGCCGCGGCGCTCAAGAGCCACCAGCAGCCCAAGATCTACGTCCTCGGCCCCTCGAAGCTCATCCCGCCGAAGGTCACCGCGCAGCTGCGCCGGCTGGGCAGCGTGAAGCGCGTCGGCGGCCAGGACCCCGTCACGAACGCCGTCGAGTTCGCCCGCTACAGCGACGGCGCGTTCGGCTGGGGCGTGCAGGACGCCGGCCACGGCCTCGTCTTCGCCCGCACCGACCGGCCGCTCGACGCGGCCGCCGCCGCGCCCCTCTCGGCCAGCGGCACCTACGGGCCGCTGCTGCTCCTCGACGACCGCGACGACCTGCCCAAGCCGCTCGAGCAGCAGCTCCTGGACATCCAGCCCGGCTACACCCGCGACCCCGTGCGCGGGGTCTACAATCGCGGCTGGCTCATCGGCGACGACCGCGCGATCTCCACCGCGGTCCAGGCGCAGATCGACGCCCTCCTCGAGATCGTCCCCGTCACCGGAAGCGACCAGCCGCCCGCATGA